From one Desmonostoc muscorum LEGE 12446 genomic stretch:
- a CDS encoding ribbon-helix-helix domain-containing protein, whose translation MSIYLPPELKEELDTWAEEENRSVSNLVETVIRDALAARRKKFQSSQSEGQD comes from the coding sequence GTGAGTATTTACCTACCCCCGGAACTAAAGGAGGAATTAGATACATGGGCTGAAGAAGAAAACCGTAGTGTTAGTAATTTAGTTGAAACTGTGATTAGAGATGCACTTGCAGCTAGGCGCAAAAAATTTCAATCTTCTCAATCTGAAGGACAAGATTAG